The DNA segment GGAAACAGATGAAGAAATGCGCGAGGAAATGCAGGGCATCTTGCACAACATGGAAAAGGAACTCCGCAATTTTTACCTGCTCCGCTCCGAAGTATTATCCGGACTACTGAACCTGTTCGTGATCTATCTCTCCCGTAAGATGGACAACGGCTCCGGTGAGCACCCCGATTCAAAAGACGCCGACCTGGTAAGAAAGTTCCGCCTGTTGCTGAAAGAAAATTTCACCACCAAAAAACAAGTGGCTGATTACGCGTCAGAACTTTTTGTTACCCCGAATTACCTGAACAGGAAAGTCAAAAAAATAACCGGGTTCACCGCCAGTTACCTCATCCAGCAACAGATTATACTGGAAGCCAAGCGCCAGGCCATTCATTCCAACATCAGCATGAAAGAGATCGCGTATTTCCTGGGCTTCGAGGACCTCGCGCACTTCAGCAAGTTTTTTAAAAACAATTCGGGCATGAACTTTTCCAACTTTAAAAAGGGGCTTTCGCTTTCGATCTGAACAAAGGTTACAATTCATTCAATTTACCGAGGTAGGCATCGGCCTGGAGCAGCAGGGCTTCTTTTTTATCGGCGCTCATTTTGTCCCAGGTTTTGTACACCATTCCAAGCCGTGGGTTTTTATCCATAGCCGGGCGATGCCTGTCGAAAAAATGCCAGTACAAACTATTGAACGGGCAACTTCCCTCCCCTGTTTTTACGGAAGGCTTATAATGGCAGCCCTTGCAATAGTCACTCATTTTGTTGATGTAAGCCGCGCTGGAAACATAAGGTTTGGTGCCCACGATGCCACCGTCGGCAAACTGGCTCATACCGCGCGTATTCGTGATTTCAACCCATTCTATGGCATCGATGTAGATGCCCAGGTACCATTGGTCCACCGCATCCGGGTGGACACCCGCCAGCAACAGGAAATTACCGACTACCATTAAACGCTGAATATGGTGCGCGTAAGCTGTATCAAGGCTTTGGGTAACAACGCGATGCAGGCAGTTCATTTTTGTATTACCCGTCCAGCACCATTCCGGGAGTTTCGTTTTGTGTTCAAGTTTGTTCAAACCGGCGTAACCGGGCATTTTCCACCAGTAGATGCCCCGCATGAATTCGCGCCAGCCCAGTATCTGCCGCACGAACCCTTCAACGGAAGCGAGGTCCGCGTGTTGCTTCTTCCATTCGGTTACGGCCATGTTCACTACTT comes from the Parasegetibacter sp. NRK P23 genome and includes:
- a CDS encoding AraC family transcriptional regulator, which encodes MSHTSTFTMPQHFSRTDVETRQRRDQFSIQRLEQLLQHCPSQEIMEERMVHYEVTWVQAGTGCIGIDSTQHTIAANTLYCAVPGQVRRLLLNEGTRGYRLSFSRDFLFLSTPGAGPVSRLDSYGSENCIPVLETDEEMREEMQGILHNMEKELRNFYLLRSEVLSGLLNLFVIYLSRKMDNGSGEHPDSKDADLVRKFRLLLKENFTTKKQVADYASELFVTPNYLNRKVKKITGFTASYLIQQQIILEAKRQAIHSNISMKEIAYFLGFEDLAHFSKFFKNNSGMNFSNFKKGLSLSI